The genome window AGATTCCctcttttataaagaaattacaATTTTAGGTGTATAAATACATCTAGTTACCAAACTAAAAgggaaatattttttcatgacataCTAAATCCACAATCTTGCAACACCTAGATAACTTTCCTTACACCTTCTATGTATTTTCTCCTTGTCCATTATTGTTTCCACATATACAAGTAGCTAGTAACTTAAGTATTAAAGTGTAAACTGTCTTAACAAAAAACTGGTTTTATAGGAATCACTCATCTGCCCAATTCACTagtcaagaaaattaatttttgtatttgaaattttttcatgatttcatcatGACTATTGTCAGGAGATTATTCATACCTAGTTCTGTAAAGAGGTTGACTTGCGATAACCAAATGAGGTCTAGAAGGCCTCCAAATTAGTCCCAACAAGTGTTGTTCAActgagttttattattattattattttagattttctagCTTGTTTaagagttttattgtttttttctttcattatcaGGActcttaattttctaatttatttaggatgtctttgttttaaggagttttatatcttttagaaaaacatgctacttgaaaaaaatcaataataaaattttagattaaagaTTTTGTGTGGCGGCATATTCAATAGAAATTTATATTGCTTGTACAAATTGTTTTTGCATTGTTTCATCTAAATtagttattatataaataaatacaaaatatttatgacAATGAATAGATAATGTGTTTAATGATGTACaattaattcttctttaatgCTTGGAATAAGTAAATTGTAGAGAGAGTAAAtgtgtaatattttactttccATATCTTAGAGCTCGAAAATCAACATGTGTCTTATCATGAGAATAAGGGCCGGTGGCTCGGAGAGAGAGAGCTGAGCAGTCggtgttaattaattattctcctCTCCTGCAACGAGACACTGCGTTTTACGAAATGTAGGTGAGGACGTATCGATACGAGGAGTATAGAAGGAAGAGCATTAAGAtggtgtttggcagtgtggtagtggttgattttcaaatagcttttcgtgctgaaatacatgccaatgatgttttttcattttttaaaaatcatttttgacatcagcacatcaaaacgatccaaaaagtacaaaccgcactcaattttagcaaaaaaaaaaaaaaaattgaaattcggTGAAAAGCAGATTCAACCGCAGAACCAAACAGCCTCTAAGTAAGCACCTCGCCATAAATAGTGtgctaataattattttgtgaagtgttttatttttataaaaatattaaaataatattttttaatttaaaaaaaattaattttaatatcaacaaatataaaaaaattaaaaaatttaatttaatacaaaaaaaataaattttaataaaaaacaagttaaaattcaAACCATGGATTTGATATTAAGTTTTTgacttcaaacttttttttatttaaccatggATGTCCGGATCAGTTTACgagcaccttgactaatcttcCAGAGCTTTGAAGTTAATGAACAGATAAACCTccagtaattttaaaatttatatcagTCAAACTGATAATATTTGAACAGCAAATCaaaaatttaactaattaaattacatattttATGTACTATGACATGGTGTTTTGATACTGATTTCCACACATATATGAGATTTAATCTCGTTATTCTTAAACAATTTATCAAGTCTTAGtaaaaagaaatggatgaaTGATACTGCATATAATTGAACTTCAAGATTTCAATTATTTgtataattggatttttttaatcatatgttagattaaattaattataaatttaattcaatctaTTATTATGTTCattgttataaataaaatcagaggTGGAACCAGAGTAGGCGAGCAGGGATGGGctcctgtaaaatattttaaatttttgtatttttagtgtttaaatataaaataatataatatatttttattttaaatacataaattttctaataataaattatatcttgagtttTGTTTGACCTTCCTTCCTGTTATATAATTCTAGTTCCGCCGCCCCTGAATAAAGTTTTCTAGttgcttatatattttaataataattctcaatgaaaaaataactgGGCCAGACAAGCTTATCATTCATTGAAAAAGGGCCAATGATAGATGCTGGAGATAGTGCAATGTTGCGTTACAAGCCACAGCTAGTTTTGCTGATCAGATTTTATATATTgtagtaataattaattagtaaaatcCTTGCCTTTTGGAGGTACTTGTGAGCCgtgattcaaaaattaattagttgctTTTTATTGGTTATGTCTGATCTaccttaaaaaaagagagacaaatataaaaagaaatattttcatttaaaattataagtatattttcatttaaaattttctcttctaattataattaatttaaaaaataaatccaaaaaaacaactaataaaaaactaCTTGTTATTCCCTCGCGCTTGGAAAATTTCTCGTCGTTATCACTAGAGTACAACTACAATGACCTGGCAAAACatgacattaataaaataaaaataaaaaagttgaaggaagACACAGATTTGGAAATAGAAAATCAAGCATTTCTGGCTATAAATGACAGGAAAAGAATCATTGAGACTGAACAGAGAGAAGCAAGCAAGCTAGCTAGTAAGAGAGATATGGGATCCATTTCGAAGCCTCATGTTGTTGTGATCCCATGTCCAGTCCAAGGTCATATAAAGACTATGCTTAAACTTGCGAAGCTTCTTCACTACAAAGGTCTTCACATCACGTTTGTCAGCACAGAATTCAATCACAAACGTTTCCTTAGGTCAAGAGGACCTCATGCCCTTGATGACTTGCCTGGCTTCCATTTTAGAACCATTCCCGATGGTCTCCCTCCTTCAGATATTGGTGCCACCCAAGACATTCCTTCTCTTTGTCATGCCATGAACAAGAATTTCTTAGCACCCTTTAAAGATCTTCTTTTACAACTCAAAAATACAGTATCGGAGAACAACCCTCCGATTACCTGCATTGTTTCTGATCCTTTTGCTCCATTCTCCATCAAAGCTGGGGAAGAAGTTGGTCTTCCAGTTGTGATGTATGCCACTACGAATGCATGTGGCTATATGGGATGTAAACAGCTCTATGCTCTCAGAGAGAAAGGCTTCACCCCCATCAAAGGTATATTCACATACTTGTTTAATTACAAGTGAACTTCCAAGAAAAGTGGCTTTATTACTATTATACAACTTCATTAGTATTTTACAGCTTtattcttttctaaattttcaaacaaatggTTGAGATTATCCTAGAAATCAAATGGTTGAGATCCTTctacaaataatttcaaaaattatagggTATGAGAGATTtcagatcattttttattctattattcTAGCTAGTACTCGGTAATTATAGGTAAAATTCTTATGATGGTGGAGAGTATCCTCATTTTTAACAAGGTGAAACTGGATTGAGTTTCCGGTTTCTCATTAATCTTGCATATTGCATAGATTATTTGTTTGGCTAAAGTGTAATGAATACAATTTCAgctataatgataatgatagtatttggatgtgaaaaaaatatgaatcactAACTtgattgcttttttcttttatatttctttttgttctctctttatCTCATTTACGgcgcattcattttattttactcaacattttagaaattatcttttaaatgatttcttttttattaatacactttattattattgaaaaaatattagaatttaattaatttggtatgCCCGCGTTCCGACAAAAATTTCCAAGCTTAAATCACACAGGCAAGATCAATGATTATGTGCAAAAGAATTTCATTTTGAGCTTGGTCTAATAAGATTGTGTTTTGCAGATTTGAGCAATCTAAGCAACGGCTATCTTGAGACAAAAGTAGACTGGGCTCCTGGTATGAAAGACGTTCGTCTTAAAGATTTTCCATTTATTCAAACAACAGATCCAGATGAAGTTGTATTTAACTTTGTCATTGGGGTTGCTGAAACTTCTGTTAAAGCTCGTGCAATTGCTTTTCATACTTTTGACGCCTTGGAACCAGAAGTTTTAGATGGCCTTTCCACTATTTTCCCTCGAGTTTATTCCATCGGTCCACTCCAGTTACTCCTAAATCAATTCGAAGAAAATGGTTTGAAGTCTATTGGTTACAGTCTGTGGAAAGAAGACCATGAGTGTCTCCAATGGCTGGAAACAAAGGAACCCAAATCAGTGGTGTACGTGAATTTTGGAAGCATAACAGTGATGACAGCTGATCAACTGGTGGAGTTTGCAATGGGATTAGTTAATAGTAATATCCCATTCTTGTGGATTATAAGGCCAGATTTGGTCGTCGGTGAATCAGCTGTTTTACCAGCTGAATTTGAAGAGGAAACTGAAAAGCGAGGCTTTATTACAAGTTGGTGTCCACAAGAGGAAGTGCTTAACCATCCAGCAGTTGGAGGGTTTCTAACTCATAGTGGCTGGGGTTCAACCATTGAGAGCTTGTGTGCTGGTGTTCCATTGGCGTGTTGGCCCTTCTTCGCTGATCAAGCAATGAACTGTAGATATAGCTGCAATGAATGGGGAGTTGGAATGGAGATTGATAATAACGTCAAGAGGGAAGAAGTGGAGATGCTGGTGAAGGAGCTCATGGAAGGGGAAAAGGGTGAGAAAATGAGGGGAAAGGCTATGGAGTGGAAAAGGTTGGCTGAAGAAGCTGTTGGGCCAGAGGGTACATCATCCATTAATTTGGACAAGTTCATCCATGAAATAATCTCTTCAAACAATTAGATCGTCGACAcgctagaataaaaaaaaaatcataaaagatcaaatttcGTTCGTCTGTGAAAAGATCAAATTTCCTTCCAGTTGcctttttttggaatttaaatatcataataaataaatgctcCATTTTCGAATATGGTATGATATCTTGGAAACCTATTGATACTTCTATCTCTACATCCAAAGCTATCATATCGTcagatcttttgttttttaatgcttCACGTTTTCGTCAAATTATGGGTGTTCTTCAATATCTCAGTTTTGCGAGACCAGATATTTGCTTTGTTGTTAACAGAGTCtatcagtttatgcatgctcctacagacTCTCATTGGGCTGCTGTTAAACGCATTTTGCGTTATCTTAACGGTACGACAACACATGGCCTACATATTACTCATAGTTCTTTCTTTCCATTACATGGCTTTACAAATGCAGATTCTGCAGGTagtattgatgataaaaaaatctacgAGTGGTTATCTTGTGTCCTTTGGTTATCTTAAGCAACGTACAATTGCTCGCTCCTCTATCGAAGCTGAGTACAAATCCTTAGCAGATGGTATTGCTGAGGTTATCTGGCTTGACTATTTATTAACAGATCTTCAGATTCTGTCTGTTTCAGCTCCTATAATTTGGTGTTATAATCTTGGTGCCACTTATTTATCTGCGAATCATGTTTTTCATTCTTACacaaaacatgttgaggttgattatcattttgttcgAGATTGAGTTGCGAAGAGGGAGATTCAGATTCGTTTCATTTTCTCTCGGGATCAACTTGCATATGTCTTTACTAAGCCACTTCCTACTGCTTCGTTTACTGCTTTTCGTTTCAAGCTTCGGGTCGATCGTCTACCCTAAGCTTGAGagggcatattatagaatgtatactatatatgaaatattatggGCACTACTATAGTATTAATTGTATTCTCTACATTAACTATTatatattgccctacacatataaatagaaaaggattggttaaatcaaaagttaagcctcctaattattctcaactattACCAGTGAGTCAACGATTTTGCCGGCTGAGTTTCAAGTGGAAACTTAGAACCGTGGTTTCGTAACTAGTTGGTGTCCACAAGAGGAAGTTCTGAACCACCCATCAGTtggtgtcaaagaaccatctcaacccaatagcttaaactgttaggtaaggtcccaagatatgatttatattattctctaacacaccccctcaagtgaaagccctttgaaattgaaacttgcacaagcctatattatcttgtgcttaatttttatcaaataactggggatggtgagattcgaactcgtgaccgcttggtcattaaggttttgataccatgtcaaagaaccatctcaacccaatagcttaagctgttaggtgaagtttcaggatatgatttatattattatctaacagtTGGGGGAGATTTCTAACTCATACCGGTTGGAATTCGATTATTGAAAGCTTGTGTGCTGGAGTGCCAGTGATATGTTGGCCTTTATTTGCTGATCAACCAATAAATTGTAGCTGTGCTTGCATTGAATGGGGAGTTGGCATGGAGATTGATAACAATGTCAAGAGAGAAGAAGTGGAGAAGCTTATCAGGAACTTGATGGGAGGAGAAAGTGTAAGAAAATGAGGGAAAAGGCCAAACACTGGAGGAAGGTGGCGGAAGAGGCTACTGTCCCTAGCTAATGGTTCATCATCCATTAATTTAGACAGTTTCATCAATGAAATGTTACAATCAAACATCACTCTGTAACCTATGATCattcaaaagagaaaatacTTTTGTGATGGGATTTTATTGCTTGCCAATTGAAGATAGCTAGTGTTTGCACTAATGGTGTTTGTCTCGATAGTCCATATGCATGGTTGTCTGGAACGTCCCAAGAACCTAGCACGCAACTGAACAGCTTCTAGGTCTACAAATTAAGACATATCCAGTCCAATGAGCTCGGGCGTAGAAATTTGTCCATTGAACAGTCCCTGTTAAAGATCAATCCAGAAATTAATTTAGctaatggtgtttttttttctgggcccagctcagcccacgtgggctgggctagacccaacCATCCTGGCCCGGTTACTGGCCTAAGCCAGTGATCCGGCTGGCTGAAGCACGCATGCGTGAACTATTCACGCATGCTGTGCACAGTGGGAAGGTAATTAAAATTACCTTATCCCTGTACTTATACAACTATAAATGAAAGGGAGCGGGAAGCTTACCTGGAAGCAGGAACGAAGACGATGACGAAGGCGTGGTGGCTGGCTGTTCCTCCTGTTCGTTCGTCTCCTCTCTGCTTCTGGTTTTTTCTTAGAGACGAAGGaacgaagatgatgatgatgccggTTCTCTCTGGTGGTCTTGATTCTGGGTCCTTCTTTTTCTGCTGTTATTTTGGGTTTCTTCCTCTGCTTATGACGGTTCGGAGTGGTGCCAGGCTGATCAATGTTTACAGTTTCTCTGTTTTCCCTTGTTCACTTTGCTTGCGTCCTGGGGACGAAGACAACGCTGGCTTTTGCTCtctcctcctttttctttttagtttgtcTCTCCCTGTTTCCAGTGTTCTTcccctgtctttttttttttgtttcggttCGTGctctccctctccttctctAGTCCAGTATGTCTATCTCCGTGcgtcctctgttttttttctgccCTCTCAGTTTAGTTCCCCCTCTGTTCGTCtgtattttctctctttgtcccctgtattttttttctgtttcggTTCGTGATCTGCCCCCTGCTTCCCCCGCTGTGAggcctttctctggcttttataaagccagagaaggtCGTGTGTTCATGCCTCAACAAATGAGGCACGTTCCGTGAGGGATCGTGGTTCATGATCTGCTGGCAGTGTTTCCTGTTGATCCGGTCTTCCGGATGAGGAGATGATGAACAGTGgttcaaaacggcgccgtttatATCTGGTGTTTTCAACTTAGCCCCTGAACTTCTAACATTAACAATTGGGttcctgatttcattaattaaactaattccaaGTTCACTTAAGTccccaaacttatcaattcttcaattaagctcttAATGTGATTAATGAAACTACTcccaagtttaattaagtccttaaactttcAATTATGTTGCCTTagctcaaattttaatttatccttcattcattttatttttatttcacatatatttttttgttttaataaaaataagataaaataaaaatagttaaaatttaagttataacattaataattaattttaaaaagaacttatatgtttatttaataGTCCTGAACAATAAAAATTTCTAGCTACGCCTTTGCTCGGCTCCATGCATTAAATGTGACAATGCATTGGGGATGGCTCCACTCTTCCTCATGACATGTTGTCAATTTAAGCAGATTTTTACTCACGGCACTAGCCATGTGTCTATGGTGACAGTAAGGGCCGGTGGTTcaaggagggagggagagagagagggtggtGTTTTGGTGCAGGTTTCCACATTTATGTGGATTTAATCTCGTTATTCCAAAACAATTTATCCAACTGTTAgtaagaagaaaaggatgaatGATACTGTATATAATTGAACTTAATTACAAGGCTCCaattatttgtataattgaatttttttagattaaattaattcaattcattaTGTTCATTGCTATAAATAAAGTTTTCTAGTTGCGTTatggatatatattttaataataattttcaatgaaaaaataactgGCCATTCATTAATACGACTAGAAAAAGGGCCAATGATAGATGCTGCCAGACAATTTTGCTGataagattttatatattatagtgataattaatttgtgaaaTCCTTGTATTTTGGAGGTAATTGTGAGCTGTGATTCATCTATTTGGAAGTATggatattgttgttttttaaaatattttttgtttgaaaatacatcaaaataatatatttttttattttttaaaaattatttttaatattagcatatcaaaatatttgaaaacaccaaaaaaatattaatttaaaacaaaaaaaataaaaattttttaattttttcaaaaacacttttaaaatattaaaataataaattgctaTTGATTACATGGTGGTCCCGTAGAGAAAAAAAcaggtataaaaaaaacaaaaagagatatggattattaaaaataataaaaatatatatatatttaaaatattcttgttGTTATTCTCGTCCCTGTAAAATTTCTCGTTGTTATCACTAGAGTACAACTACAATGACCTGGCAAAACATGccattaataaaatagaaataaaaataaaaaatccaaggaaGACACAGATTTGGAAATAGAAAATCAAGCATATCTGGCTATAAATCACAGGAAAAGACTCATTGAGACTGAACAGAGAGAagcaagctagctagctagtaagAGAGATATGGGATCCATTTCCAAGCCTCATGTTGTTGTGATCCCATGTCCACTCCAAGGTCATATAAAGACTATGCTTAAACTTGCGAAGCTTCTTCACTACAAAGGTCTTCACATCACGTTTGTCAGCACAGAATTCAATCACAAACGTTTCCTTTGGTCAAGAGGACGTCATGCCCTTGATGACTTGCCTGGCTTCCATTTTAGAACCATTCCCGATGGTCTCCCTCCTTCAGATATTGATGCCACCCAAGACATTCCTTCTCTTTGTGATGCCATGAACAAGAATTTCTTAGCACCCTTTAAAGATCTTCTTTTGGAACTCAGAAATACCGTTTCGGAGAACAACCCTCCGGTTACCTGCATTGTTTCTGATCCCTTCGCTCCAATCTCCATCAAAGCTGGGGAAGAAGTTGGTCTTCCAGTTGTGATGTATGCCACTATGAATGCATGTGGCTATATGGGATTTAAACAGCTCCATGCTCTCAGAGAGAGAGGCTTCACCCCAATCAAAGGTAATAA of Populus trichocarpa isolate Nisqually-1 chromosome 16, P.trichocarpa_v4.1, whole genome shotgun sequence contains these proteins:
- the LOC18108713 gene encoding (R)-mandelonitrile beta-glucosyltransferase isoform X2; its protein translation is MGSISKPHVVVIPCPLQGHIKTMLKLAKLLHYKGLHITFVSTEFNHKRFLRSRGPHALDDLPGFHFRTIPDGLPPSDIDATQDIPSLCHAMNKNFLAPFKDLLLQLKNTISENNPPITCIVSDPFAPFSIKAGEEVGLPVVMYATMNACGYMGFKQLYALRKKGFTPIKDLSNLSNGYLETKVDWAPGMKDVRLKDFPFIQTTDPDEVVFNFVIGVAETSVKARAIAFHTFDALEPEVLDGLSTIFPRVYSIGPLQLLLNQFEENGLKSIGYSLWKEDHECLQWLETKEPKSVVYVNFGSITVMTADQLVEFAMGLVNSNIPFLWIIRPDLVVGESAVLPAEFEEETEKRGFITSWCPQEEVLNHPAVGGFLTHSGWGSTIESLCAGVPLACWPFFADQAMNCRYSCNEWGVGMEIDNNVKREEVEMLVKELMEGEKGEKMRGKAMEWKRLAEEAVGPEGTSSINLDKFIHEIISSNN
- the LOC18108713 gene encoding (R)-mandelonitrile beta-glucosyltransferase isoform X3, producing the protein MGSISKPHVVVIPCPVQGHIKTMLKLAKLLHYKGLHITFVSTEFNHKRFLRSRGPHALDDLPGFHFRTIPDGLPPSDIGATQDIPSLCHAMNKNFLAPFKDLLLQLKNTVSENNPPITCIVSDPFAPFSIKAGEEVGLPVVMYATTNACGYMGCKQLYALREKGFTPIKDLSNLSNGYLETKVDWAPGMKDVRLKDFPFIQTTDPDEVVFNFVIGVAETSVKARAIAFHTFDALEPEVLDGLSTIFPRVYSIGPLQLLLNQFEENGLKSIGYSLWKEDHECLQWLETKEPKSVVYVNFGSITVMTADQLVEFAMGLVNSNIPFLWIIRPDLVVGESAVLPAEFEEETEKRGFITSWCPQEEVLNHPAVGGFLTHSGWGSTIESLCAGVPLACWPFFADQAMNCRYSCNEWGVGMEIDNNVKREEVEMLVKELMEGEKGEKMRGKAMEWKRLAEEAVGPEGTSSINLDKFIHEIISSNN